The Engystomops pustulosus chromosome 2, aEngPut4.maternal, whole genome shotgun sequence genomic interval CAGGACCTATTCACgtccatttgcatacaatccttcatcctggtggtagatgcaatTTTTAAGCACATTATCGTGTGCAGGAGGTTTCGGAATATGGATGAATTATTTTTCTGGATGGATTTTGTTTCTGCTCCAGATTCTTCCCACCTCtcccactttaaaatattcagcCCAAATATTTTGCTGGATGTATGCATTGTGTGCATTGTTACTTTATAACCCCTCTGAAGGGATATTTACATCATTTGTCATTTTAAAACGGTTAACCTCTCATTTTTTCTTTTCACATGACCAATGACACTCTGGAGTGCTGTTCAGCAAATACAGTTTCTCTTATTAAACTAATACTGTTTTAATTGCATAAAGCTCCCGTTAGAAGTCATATAGGTTTAAGATGATTTCCATCTTGGATGCAGATTGTAAAAGTTGCAAAATTGTAATGTGCTGGCtgcaaggtaaaaaaaaagtgtgtgaatatttttataaagttaaaaTCAATGTGGATATTTATGGATCCTGCTGGAATAGTATGGCAGTGAGAAAAGTATTAGATGTTGGGTGAACAATTGTAAAAAGATCTGTCAAAGGGATTTGCTGGAAAAATATTTTCCTATAAAGCAGACTCCTGAATAAGGCCTCAATTTATTGAGAAGCGACTGTGATCCCCCACAGTGAGTCAAGGTTCTGGGTGACATACCATTACCACATTATATTCACTCATAACTTTTCACTTATACAGAACCAGATCTAGCCCTTtcctaataatataataatttgctATTAATTCTGCTTGTGATTTTGTGAATCACCTGGAGAGATCCAGTACAGCGGAAACTGCATGTTGTAAAAGTGATACAAAGTCATCAAGTGCAACCTGGTTTTCCCTGTCCTGTTTCACAGTCATCCTTAAGGTTTCTGAATCCGAACACACCATTAATTCTATCAGAAACATATTTCCTTTGCTTTCCTGTGCATATAAATATGACTTCCATGGCTGGGTACCAGCTTTGCTTTTGGCAATGGTGTAAATATTTAGAACATGAAGAGAAGACTGTAAGAAATCTGGATCAACATCTTTTTTCCATTCAATATTCCAGCAATGGTCCGTGGTAGGAGATATCCATTTTTTCTCAAACAGCTCTGGAGTCATTGGAATATCACTGACCAGTGTGATTGCTTCAGGCGGGTCTTGAGACATCTCAGAGTCCAGCGGTGTGTGAAGATCTATTTTGAGAAGAAATCCATGAATATGAAAAAAACTGTTTGAGACTGTAATGAATAGTGGATTATAGTTAGTTCTATACTTCCATTTTAGatgtaaaatataattctgctcaGGTCATACTACAATTCATGGGTAgcaaaaaaaggctaaaaaaacTGAGAAACACTTACCTTCTACAAGAGATTTGATGTCAGAGCTGACAATTGGTAGCTCACATTTGCCCGAGTTGGCCATCAGTGACTGCCTAAACTTCTTGTCACACAGAGAAGCCAATGTATTAAAAATAGGAACCCAGCTATTAACTGGTCGTTCTGTTCGATCTACTAAGACTCCCAATGAGTCTGACTTGGGACCACTAAGAACTCTTTTCACTTCATCAATTCCTGCAGATAAAAGTCTATAGTAGAAGAGACCTCGATCACGTACAGCCATGTTGGTTTCTTCTTCTGTGGAATAGAAAATGTTAGAAATGTTCATGTTAATAACGGACCATGGAAAATTTTTAACAATGTTGTCTTAGAACTCTAGATTGACTTGAGAGAAGAAGAAATGTATcaccttttttttactatttaaaacttaaaaaaaaaaattctaatgttTCTATCTTctgataaatgtttatttttatttaattatgatGAGGGTAGCAACATGGAccacaggaagaggaagaaggGAGATGGTCATTGATACGGTGGATCTTATCTGCACACAGATATGTTCAGTGGCCTGAGattacaaaaattataatttggCAATAAAAGTACAAGTGGAAAAGAAAATTCTGATATAAAAACAAGTTTCTTaaactgcattaaccctttcaaagCAGAAATCTGGAGTCCAATGTGTGTGAAGCAAGACTGTTCATTATGTGACTTCTAATCTTCACTTTGTTTTTTTAGTGCACTTTCAGCCTTTGGGACTTTTCTACTGTTATTCGTTGTTTTGACCTGCTTTTAAGTAATATGACAACTTAGTGACCTATCTTCAAGACAGAATCCACAGTGAATATCAGATAAGGAGAGaaaatagattgtaagcttttgtgagcaGGACACTATTTGCTATTGTTACCATTTGACCGTTTTATTACtctctaatgtcttattttatttgtatatgtaaagTGCTGTagaagaatatgatggtgctatataaataaagtttaattattattatgtcactctcttaaaatatattacaaacttTTTGTAGTCacttattgatttatgcaaagttcctTGAAAAGTTTCTGAccatataaaggaaatctaccatttgcattGATGcaacattatgaaccaaacataccttgagaatgctgtagctacactgatgcaaaaatatatcatgtttaatccctgaaccaaaaggttttgctgaaaatacaattataaaattatgataatgaggctcagttgctcctgtggctgcctcagcgcttctcctcaccctaattatgcactgcgcCAGCCTTAtccttggcttatgctgggcaggacatgtCATCACTATGTTTCCCTGACAAAAggaatcaatcgctgcaccatcccccagttgctgtgtatgagtcatccatctcaggttgattagtcctgtctggacggaTCAGGCTTCTCTTTTATGCATGGAagacagtctgcacccagcttttccaatgtccaaaattttataatagtttttttagcaaaaccactcagagattaaacaagatatgtttcagtgtagctacagcattctcaaggtttgtttggttcacaatgcataaaagcaatagtagatttcctttaagcataaaatgagcagttaaaggggttttcccagcaaAGGACAGGGCTTAAGTTGCTGATCGGTTGGGGTCTAAGTGATTAGACCCCCACAGTTAACAAGAAGGGGCGGTCCGATGGGGTTCCAGGTAACTTTCACCGCACCCATCGTCGCTTCTCGCTTCGTTGCTTGATCAAGCCATcaaccgccatcttatatacaaagtccaaagtcgaTGGGATTGCAGAGAAGCCTAgagcttggtatctatctggtgtttgctggataacagacagaAGGAGGACATAAGATGGGTTAGTAAGTTGAAATTTcctgcagttagcgagtgtgcctaaagagatgagttttaagaacacatttgaaactttggaggttgtgtattagtctgatagtctgcgGAAGGTCATTCCAataaaccttcaataaatgtggcacacagcatttcaggttCAAATTACTGCTgaattctggtgtagacagaaTGATACATCTCacccatttattatatttcaaGCCTGCGCACTGTTGTCTAATACCCTTTATACCTGGTGCCCAAAGATGCTGAATGTGTGTTTTATAAGCTGCAGATAATGACAACTTCTCTTTAGCGTCTCAGTAATatgttgatatgtaaagtaataattttattgaaataaagtAGCAAAAGAAACCATAAAAATCAACCCATAATATGACTAAATACAGTGTCTAGATATATTCTCCATCCCCCGATACAATGTGCTATCTCCTCTCTTAAATAACATGAGAACTGAGCAGCAGGTAGGTTGCCAGCAACAGGTAATACAGGAACATGTGAGGAATTACCTATGCAATAATGAATCAGGCGCCCGAGCATGTCCTGGCACTCAGCTGGCCGGGAAAGGAAGAGTCGTGCAAGTGCAGTGAGGAGCTCCATTTTCACTATTGGGGAGACCTCGGTTTTGACATTATCAGAATAGTCCTCTAAGATGTAGGGTGCATTTGGAATAAGTTCTCCATACATTCCTAGCAGCCATATCAACGCCTGTTTTccctaaggataacaaaatattatGTGACACGTCTCTATAAACCAAAGAGAAGACACTTTCCTGTCTCTGGAAAAGAAAATGGCTACTATAAAAAGGAATATGAAATCACCTCAGTGTCCTGGATATTCTCCTCACAACCAGGTAGGGCCTGGCACACTGAAGCTGTGCACTGCGGGCAGAGCCAGAGAAGATCTCGAAAAGTCTGCATAACAGCTGAAAAGAGACAAATATACTAATGTCATTGTCAATGTGAATGTTTATGGGCCACCACTGCTTTTACTAGGGGTACAGGATTGTGAAGCTTGCTTAAAAATAAATGACTACTTATGGTTTTATCTCTGTATTTGCACGAGTTTCCTGTGGTTTTCCTTCTCATGTCTGAGCTATATGCCTCTTGTGACACTGATATATGCAgatattttaaaatttatttaggaATGCTTATAATAAACTATAAAGTTACATAAACTAATGCAGCAGAATTAAATCCCATCCACTATGCTGCTGTTAGTACTCGTCATATTGGGTTTTATGTAAATGTGACCAGGCAACAATACACAAAAGAAACAGACCAATGTCACGGCAGGGTACTTATCACAAATGTTTACAAAGCTGCCATTGGCAGAATAGATCGCCCATATCCGGACAACAAGAGAattataaaacatcacttttatttatttagataAAATGTAATACTAGGTGATCAGGGGAAtgtgttaaaaacacagtgtgaCTTGTGTCTCAAGTTATATCCGCTACACAACATGTAAAGTACAACAATAACTAAATTAAGGGCTCAAAACAGAGTGTATCTATTTACAAGTGAGGGTCAGGGTGGGATAGCCATACTTAGATAGTAGGGCTATAAATCACATGCGACAAATGTCATGTCGCTAAGCCGTAAGAGTAATCATGTGCCCTGAGACAGGAAAATATTGCGGACAACTATGTGGGACAAGGGACAGAGTATGTAGGTAGCAATATAGATTTAGGGTTAAATCACCACACCTAGATTGATGGACTGTGGGCGATGCAAGAATCATGTAATATGGTCTGTAGATCATATAAAGTTATGATCAGGCTGTAAACCGGGCTGGAATGGCAGCTGCCCAGTTTAGGACCACTGAGCCTATGACGCCAGCTGTAGTCAACGTGTAATTGTTAGTGGACAATAATCTGGAATAGGGGAAACCTATCGCCGCAGCCGGACTGCTGAAAGTTGTCACACAGTAGCCAGTGTCATACCCCTAGATCTAAGGCAACAGGTAGATGGCTCTGAACATCCTAAGTGCTTAATATATGACCACTACAAAGTAGTATTCATTTGAATCACATGGCACAGACACTCTAGCCCTCTGCTAGACTGCCGTATCACTCTTTGTAGTAGCATGTGCAACACTCAGATTGACCCTATAATGACTGTCACATTTAGATTGTATTCTGTGCTAGCTAACTAGAGACCACATTCAGACTGCTCGTTAAAAGCCTAACATTAGCTCCCCAACATGCTTCACCAGGCCTCATCAGGGGTACGAGCTAACATTGGAGCACCtagtattacattttatttgaataaataaaagtgacgttttataatTCTCTtgttgtccggatatgggcaaTCTATTCTGCCAATGGCAGCTTTGTAAAAATTCAGGCAACAATACAGCACCTTACCTGAGGAAATATGTTCCTGTTTGTACTCAAGCAACCCAGCTAAGATTTTCACACATTTCTCACTGTATGTTCTTGCAATGCGACCTAAAAATAATTAGATAAATATTTTAGGAGAACGTTTTGTGTTTTTTCTAACAGCAATCTCCAGTAAATCATTTCTATATCCATTCAGCATGTAAGTTCCTCTATTCACTGCCCTTAGCCATTTTATGccctgttctttgtaatgtacttAACTTGGACAATTGTGAATAGGGTAAACCTACCACGAGAAGTAGAAGCGATGGTAGATTCCACCTGCCTGGCTCTGCCctaattatttattttactaaTCCTAGTCCCTAACCTAACGttttaaaaactttaataaagtAGTATGTAAATTACCAGAAGAGGCTACTGTAGTCCCATCTCTTAGCGCTTCTTCTTCACAGTAGTACCACCTCCTAGCGCGTCCTCTTAATGCTTGTGGCTGTACACAAGCACCAGCTGCACCACCGGCTTTCTATAGAGCTACTACAGTAGACTCTGCTGGTAATTCACAtattactttataaaagtttttaaaatgttaGGTTAGGAACTTGGATTAGTAAAAtaaagattagggcagaggcaggcaggaagaACCTACCatcatctacttctgatggtacgttccctttaaaaaataaccaaaaacatGTCACCCATTATGCAAATACTTGCTTTGGCAATCACAGAATTAATCTCAATTTCTTTTATACAGTGGGTACTGGAAGTATTCAGACTTTAAATTTTTCAACAACAGtgatcaccaaggctcttctccacaGATTACTTAGTTTGTCTGGAAGACCACGTCGAGgaggagttgtggttgtcccaaacttcttgcatttaaggattatggagccaCTGTGCTTTTAGGAGCCTTGAGTGCTGTAGAAATTTTGTctatgagctccttgggcagttccttcacAAGCATTCTGGCATGCACTATGAGGtcctatatagacaggtgtgtgcctttcctaatcaaatcaAATCAGATTTatgaaacacagctggactccaatgaagtagtagaaccatctcaaggaggatcagaaggaaatggacagcatttgAGTTAAATATTAGTGTCTCAGCAAAGGGTCTTCATACTAAAGACCATGTGAAATTTCAGgtgttcttgtttaataaattagcaaaaatatctacaattcAGGTTTTTTTCCatctgatcttaccaattggctgcaattaaacaaagaatgaaaaatttaaaggggtatgaatactttccatacccactgtacctCTGACTTGTGCCATTGCTCTGTTGAAAAGCTATGAAAATATTGTATAGACAACTGTATTATCAAAAGTGTGTTTCTACACAGTATGAGgcggaataacagaggaatggcACATTGTAAAGTTATAAGAAAAGATGCTCCCAAAACGgaatcttttttttaaagaaaatctaccatgaaaatccatcatgaaaaaccacgaacacatacacatagatccaggccccttgACCATAGtatacttcttatatttgttatctaataaagagcctgaagggctctgctaAGTATTTCCAGTGTTTTTTCACTGGTAGTTACTATGAGTGGAgcatgtctcccctccccctgctgctgctaaaTTACACAGGTAGAGGGAGTAGGGAAAGAGCAGGGCGAGACATGTTCTGATCATTTTAACAACTTGTGACATCTCCCAGAGCCCCTCATCGTGAttagtaaaagtttattttagaatgaaggaggccatggtgagtgtccctggtttatcatgtttggttttgatggtaaatttccttaaagggatcctgtcagcataaattgacctaataaaccacaagtATGTTGTCACAACCGTAATTGTATAAAATCATGGCGACTGAGAGTTCAGTACTGAAGTCAAGATCTCCCCACCTCAGAACAACCCCTCCACTGTGACATTATGGACCACACTTCAGGAGAgttggctacttatatacttggATGCAGGATGGTCAATTAGTTCTGAATTCTGAAGTGGTGAGAGCATGACTTCACTATTGAACTCTTCACCACTGTgacattatacaaccaatttacatacaGCTTCAAAGTTaatattctggatgatgccaccatgctggtccatgaaagaaagaagatctggaaggtcttacaggaaacctaccatgaggattctactatcagaagtagatctgcatatccagtaatttaataatcctggaacccaacCTAAACTTTGTTAAAAACGTTATTTTAGAAATAGGCTACTtgggcatgtactagcctggcaAGGCACTAGGAGCTAAGGCTACATATTTACTAAGCTaagttacatattactaaaataaagtttccaACAAGTTACATTAGGTTCCAGAATGATTAAATTACAGAATAGGGCAGATCTCGAGATCTTGAAaggtgcacaacccctttaagaacgaaGCGATCAAGGAAAAATCTACTCATCAATGAAAGGTGTCACAATGGTACAGTGCAACGTAAATCAAATTGATGCTGATATGTACAATGCAATGCTATACAATGTTGTTACTTCAGCATGAATGGAGAACACAGGATGAGTGCAAGTGCTGTGTAAGGGAAATGGCAAGACTCATAACAGCAAAAGTGCATACTCAGCATTGCTTACTCAGAtgaatggagattttttttttcttgcattatGAAGATAGAAGTGTCAGAATTTGGAGAATATAGcatgaaccccttctgcaggtGCCATCAGTTCAGGCTGATAGAGGTGTAAAACTGTGGTCACACAAGGCAAAGGATGTCCAACTCCCTACTGGATGGGTGTCCCTAATATGGCCATTCAGTGTACAGCACATGGATTGTGAAATTACTGAAGTAAGTAGCTATATAATATATCATTACCTATAGCAAAAACAGCAGTGTGGGCAAGCTGTGGCGATACATCGGTGCAGCAGACACGAAGTTCTTCTAATATGCTGTGCACATTTTCATCATTGACCAGTTCACAAAGGATGTCTATCTTCTGGTTTTTGATGTAATGAGGATCATTGTAAGAACAGAAAAACTTTTTGTAATGGTGGCTAAAATGCCCCGGCAAACTTCGTAGAATCTCTCGGACATGACACAATGCAGCAAAGCACATCTCGCGGCTCTCAGACGTGCAGGCCGCGAGCAGCGGACCTTTCAGTCGCACAAGAACATCTGACTGTACATGAGGAAATTCTTTTGCCAAAACCAAGAACAGTTTGGTGGCTCCCATGACCACACTGATATATGTGCTCTTCAGATAGTTGTCCAGTATGTTGAGTATATCAAATATCTCCTCTTCATTCCGAGGTTTGTAGCGCAGGAGAAATGTTAAAACCTCGCTTTGTCCCCAATGGTCCAAGTCAGCCATCCTAAACACATAATGAAAATGTTTACAATAAATGTGGTATTAGCAATTGTGTGGTTTATTGTTTTAATGGTAGAACAGTGTTAAAAATgagataatataaaatatataattagtATCAATATCAGAATTGAGTCCACCAGGTAGTTCAACTACTTGGTCTTCTGGGTGGAGGCTCGTTCTAAATAAGTAGGGAATAAGTAATAGATAACTATGTATCTATTTATCATAAAGAGCCCAGAGAAGCACTGCAAACAAATATACTGTAATTCTGTGTTGGAAATGGGTGGAAGAAAAGGCAGCAGTCCAGTAGCATTTCAAGGGGAAAAATCAGGTGGTTTTATTCCTTTGCTAAGTTTCGGCTTCCCAACACTGAAGACTTTATTAAGGCTAGGAAGCCGAAACATAGCCATGGACTAAAACCACCTGATCTTTCACCATGAAATACTACGGGACTTCTGCCTTATCTTCATTTTTTGTATCTCTATGAAGTTTAACCACACTTTGTTGCTGGCACCCATTTCCAACACAGGAGTACGGTATATTTGTTTGCAGTGCTCTGCTCTGGGCTCTTTATGATAAATAGATACAAAGTTATTTATCACTTATTCCCTCCACCCTCCACCCAGAAGACCAAGTAGTTTATTTAACTACCTGGTGGACTCAATTCTACTCTTGATGctaattatatacaggcagtccccgggttacatacaagataggttctgtaggtttgttcttaagttgagtttgtatgcaagtcggaactgtattctttattattgtaaccccagtcaaaaattttttggtgggTATTTTATATTTTCTCAGATCAGATGATTTAGGATAGAACAGTGACGGTCAAGCTGCATTGGCTGCTCAGAGTATAAAGTACTCTGTGTCTCATCATTGGGTCAGGTTGCCTCAGCTCAATAGATGTACAATATATTATAAATTACCTGCGTCTTATAGCTCCCTTTCAGGAAGGATGGCATGAAGACACCATTTGCTCAACGCCTTTCTTAGTAAACACATAGCACATAACTAACAATCACTGTTGTATACTTGCATTCTCTTTCGTCAAGCTAAAATCTTACATCCCCTGTTTCCTGATTAAAATAGACCTGAAATAGACTTTCTAGTATAGACTTTTATATTTGACACTGTATAGAAAGTAGAACTTGTGGTTTTGATGCATGTAGACAAATAAAGGAACCTGGGCAGACAGAAGTTGAATGGTTGGTAGGCAACCGTAATTTATACAAAATGATAAAGATGCCTACTAAAAATTCACTTAAAACTCagaagaatataaaataaaaaaagcaagCAATATTACAATGTCCTATGGACAAGGCTGGTAGTAGTCAGATATTTTATTTCTAGCAGCATTTTTTGGTACTGGATCTTGATTATACCTGTTTAGCAGATGGTGGGCAATAGGCTTGTTGATAACAACTCCACCTTCTCCTCTTAACATTTCTTCTAGAGCCCGTAAACAGTTCACCAACACAATAGGGTCAGGATCTCGAAGTAAACTGTACAATTCATTCACAATAGCTCCATCTAAAAAATGTTTAGCACAATTAAGAATATATAAAAGCAATTTAATTACTTGTTTTAtaggaacaaaaaaaattaaagtatttaGGATAAGCCGTCTGCAGGCGCTCTCTCTAATTCTCATGATGGAGAGGGAGGTAATGTCATAAAGGGGCCTTGTATAATTAGCAGCCTATCACATCTTATCCTGGTGCTCCGCTCTGCTTTCTGTAAGTCTTTTTTTCTAGATGATCCCGCCtgtcaagattagagaagacaagcaccgggatcaagatgaagaggagcgtaggtgaaaattttctgtgtttttttacatttacaaactggttgatttcctttaagcttcatCAGCCACTCTTCTTGTGTCTGCATGTCTTTCCCTGAGCCCCTTTTACTCCTCTATTCTCCATAGTCTTTTATGGAGAGCAGTAATCTGACACATCTGCGAGCCTACAGTCTGTCTGACCGAGAAGTAAggaaggaagtaagagttctccctaCGGAGGCTGCcagttaaggccaccatgtaggcgtgtggagtcttatagccatggatgcttcaCTAGGGCGATTCTGGTAAAATAtgcagttttccaggatgggataaggacaaATGCGCCTCTTTTAGATACCTTTgagggcagctcccttgacataaaGGATGACCTACAagagcatcatgtcataaggcctcttgtaggtcaggcttgatgtcaagggagatgCCCTACAAAGGTAGGTAAAAGAGgattggttttccttatcccatcctggaaaactttgcatattttcccataatGACCAAGATTGACGATTCAGGAGCCATTTAAGGGTAAATTGGGATCAAGGGAAGGTACCTGATATGCCTGGAAAGGAGAATTTTTTTCCACCGAATCAatattgtgtaatgaaaaaagttaaacaattttgcattatactttctgtatcaattcctcactgttttcttgcTGTTATTAAACAGTAGGCTTCACTGGTGCACAATAATAAGCTGTGCATAAGTTTCATGCAAAATAAatcttttatttccataattacaATGAAAGTGACGTTTCAGTATTTATGCCTTCATCAGACACTGAAAATAGgaacatatatataaaaatgtaaatatatgactagtttcagaaaaatacagaaatgcAAAATACAAGAAATCCCAGATATGGAGAAACTATATTAGGTCAAGTAAAACAATTTATTTTGCATGAAACTCATGCTCAGACTTTAGCTTATTACCATCATATGGGGTATGATCCCTAGTCTACAGTGAAGTAACCCTATTTGGAAGTGCAAGCTGTACCCATTGTATTTCattggtgcacagctcgttagcatCACTGAGGAATCAgggctgtgcatctgtgtgatatcacatgaccagggatcaggTTTTATTTACAGGATAACAATGAAATCTCTTGTTGAATGACTGAATCTTATGTAAAAacgccatgtactgcaatacaattatattgcagtatatggtaaaaccggtcagaccatctagggttcaagtacccaagAAAgtataagaaatagtgaaaaaaaagttttgtttttttaaaaaaaaaaaaaaaaaaagaaaaataataaaatatgaaatatatattaGATATTAAAATTATAGTAATTAGATATAAAACTAAAagaactgtaaaaatcacaaatatgttaggtattgccgcttggcaaaatgcccgatctaacaaaatataaaaacagttattgccgaCGGTGAACCACATGTccaaaacgcaacttttacaccattttacataacataaaaaaatttataaaaagtgatcaaaaggttgcacctcacacagctccatacaccaaagtataaaaaacttaTTAGTGTCTGAAGATGGCGATTTTGTTCATACAcatggttttaaaggggttatccgggtttaaaaatttttttatggccgggctggggagggatagttaaacataataaacatggacttacctcctccggcgccgccgatgtcccgcgccgcggtcacttcgatccgtgcccctgtaaacaaacaggggcacggaagccacgcacagggagcttccggtccgcgttgtggacggctcctcccatccgtccctatctctcagcgttgtaagcgctgggagatggtgcgcatgggagcatccggccggccggaagctccctgtgtgccggtgtaatgaaaccggtgcacagagaagaccggccgcggcccgggacatcagcggcgccggaggaggcaagtacatgtttattatgtttaaatagccctccccagcccggccataaaaaaatttttaaacccggataacccctttaatt includes:
- the AP4B1 gene encoding AP-4 complex subunit beta-1 isoform X2 encodes the protein MRSVFTMPYLGSEDAVRELKKALSNPHIQGDRLRYRNIIHKVIRHMTYGVDVSSVFMEMVKASATVDIVQKKLVYLYMCTYAPQKPDLALLTINTLCKDCSDPNPMVRGLALRSMCNLRMPGIQEYIQQPVQNGLRDKASYVRRVAVLGCAKMHRQQSDAEIDGAIVNELYSLLRDPDPIVLVNCLRALEEMLRGEGGVVINKPIAHHLLNRMADLDHWGQSEVLTFLLRYKPRNEEEIFDILNILDNYLKSTYISVVMGATKLFLVLAKEFPHVQSDVLVRLKGPLLAACTSESREMCFAALCHVREILRSLPGHFSHHYKKFFCSYNDPHYIKNQKIDILCELVNDENVHSILEELRVCCTDVSPQLAHTAVFAIGRIARTYSEKCVKILAGLLEYKQEHISSEEETNMAVRDRGLFYYRLLSAGIDEVKRVLSGPKSDSLGVLVDRTERPVNSWVPIFNTLASLCDKKFRQSLMANSGKCELPIVSSDIKSLVEDLHTPLDSEMSQDPPEAITLVSDIPMTPELFEKKWISPTTDHCWNIEWKKDVDPDFLQSSLHVLNIYTIAKSKAGTQPWKSYLYAQESKGNMFLIELMVCSDSETLRMTVKQDRENQVALDDFVSLLQHAVSAVLDLSR
- the AP4B1 gene encoding AP-4 complex subunit beta-1 isoform X1; this encodes MRSVFTMPYLGSEDAVRELKKALSNPHIQGDRLRYRNIIHKVIRHMTYGVDVSSVFMEMVKASATVDIVQKKLVYLYMCTYAPQKPDLALLTINTLCKDCSDPNPMVRGLALRSMCNLRMPGIQEYIQQPVQNGLRDKASYVRRVAVLGCAKMHRQQSDAEIDGAIVNELYSLLRDPDPIVLVNCLRALEEMLRGEGGVVINKPIAHHLLNRMADLDHWGQSEVLTFLLRYKPRNEEEIFDILNILDNYLKSTYISVVMGATKLFLVLAKEFPHVQSDVLVRLKGPLLAACTSESREMCFAALCHVREILRSLPGHFSHHYKKFFCSYNDPHYIKNQKIDILCELVNDENVHSILEELRVCCTDVSPQLAHTAVFAIGRIARTYSEKCVKILAGLLEYKQEHISSAVMQTFRDLLWLCPQCTASVCQALPGCEENIQDTEGKQALIWLLGMYGELIPNAPYILEDYSDNVKTEVSPIVKMELLTALARLFLSRPAECQDMLGRLIHYCIEEETNMAVRDRGLFYYRLLSAGIDEVKRVLSGPKSDSLGVLVDRTERPVNSWVPIFNTLASLCDKKFRQSLMANSGKCELPIVSSDIKSLVEDLHTPLDSEMSQDPPEAITLVSDIPMTPELFEKKWISPTTDHCWNIEWKKDVDPDFLQSSLHVLNIYTIAKSKAGTQPWKSYLYAQESKGNMFLIELMVCSDSETLRMTVKQDRENQVALDDFVSLLQHAVSAVLDLSR